The following are encoded together in the Streptomyces rapamycinicus NRRL 5491 genome:
- a CDS encoding transglycosylase domain-containing protein codes for MGRAEERRARQKSARRAKKAAKSGGIRRFFTWKWLLGYVLGLGVLLVGAFFVLYLLVEVPPANAAAKAEANIYKYGDGTIMAKTGDVNRESVPLSKIPKEVQHTFVAAENKDFYGDSGVSFTGTARGLINTALGRGKQGGSTITQQYVKNYYLSQEQTVSRKLKELVISLKVDQQKSKDYILQGYINTSYYGRGAYGIQAAARAYYDKDVEDLSVAQGAYLASVLQAPSQYDWAAAGPNGKRQVKARWNYVLNNMVEKDWLSKSEREGMKFDVPVPPRPIPGRDGQAGYLIDAANKELIKAGVSENEIEAGGWTITLNIDKKKQKALEKAVRTELTDKLDPKKRKVDKYAQVGAVSVDPESGGVVAMYGGTGYTEHYYNNATREDYQPASTFKPLILAAGLENGSTTQDSTPITASTIYDGTSKRPVKGSITGFAPPNEDNKSYGPISVQKAMNNSVNSVFAQMAVDVGLDKVKNTAIDLGMNKDAGGFDVRPAMSLGVMGASPRDMAGVYATLDNHGKKVTPAIVKSAEKGDERPQLPDPTNGQAISRGAADSVTSVLTGVVDDGTGQAVRQQGQAVAGKTGTSDDNKSAWFSGYTPDLVTSVGMFGEGEKKQVSLKGTAGGGRVNGGDFPARIWAAYTQSALNGQKASKFDLDTDMGAAVKPPPSPSSSDTSESPSSSPSSSPSNSESPSSSPSSSPSSSASSSASSSASPSGDADSPSPPDPSSSASGDADGGGFLRRDQE; via the coding sequence ATGGGTAGAGCGGAAGAGCGACGCGCGCGGCAGAAGAGCGCTCGCAGAGCCAAGAAGGCGGCGAAGTCGGGGGGCATACGCCGCTTCTTCACCTGGAAGTGGCTGCTGGGGTACGTCCTGGGGCTCGGTGTACTGCTCGTCGGGGCGTTCTTCGTCCTCTATCTGCTGGTCGAGGTTCCGCCCGCCAACGCCGCGGCCAAGGCCGAGGCCAACATCTACAAGTACGGCGACGGCACGATCATGGCGAAGACGGGTGACGTCAACCGTGAGTCCGTACCGCTGTCCAAGATTCCCAAGGAGGTGCAGCACACCTTTGTCGCCGCCGAGAACAAGGACTTCTACGGCGACTCCGGCGTCTCGTTCACCGGCACCGCCCGCGGTCTCATCAACACCGCGCTGGGCCGGGGCAAACAGGGTGGTTCGACCATCACCCAGCAGTACGTCAAGAACTACTACCTGAGCCAGGAACAGACCGTCAGCCGCAAGCTGAAGGAACTGGTGATCTCGCTCAAGGTCGATCAGCAGAAGTCCAAGGACTACATCCTCCAGGGCTACATCAACACCAGCTACTACGGCCGCGGCGCCTACGGCATCCAGGCGGCCGCCCGCGCGTACTACGACAAGGACGTCGAGGACCTCAGCGTCGCACAGGGCGCCTATCTCGCGTCGGTGCTCCAGGCACCCAGCCAGTACGACTGGGCGGCGGCGGGCCCCAACGGCAAGCGGCAGGTGAAGGCCCGCTGGAACTACGTCCTCAACAACATGGTCGAGAAGGACTGGCTGTCCAAGAGCGAGCGCGAGGGCATGAAGTTCGACGTGCCGGTCCCACCGCGCCCCATCCCCGGACGCGACGGCCAGGCGGGTTACCTCATCGACGCCGCCAACAAGGAGCTGATCAAGGCCGGGGTCTCGGAGAACGAGATCGAGGCAGGCGGCTGGACGATCACCCTCAACATCGACAAGAAGAAGCAGAAGGCGCTGGAGAAGGCGGTCCGCACCGAGCTGACCGACAAGCTGGACCCGAAGAAGCGCAAGGTCGACAAGTACGCCCAGGTCGGAGCGGTTTCGGTGGACCCGGAGTCCGGCGGTGTGGTGGCGATGTACGGCGGTACCGGCTACACCGAGCACTACTACAACAACGCCACCCGCGAGGACTACCAGCCCGCCTCCACCTTCAAGCCGCTGATCCTGGCCGCGGGGCTGGAGAACGGCTCCACCACGCAGGACAGCACCCCGATCACGGCGAGCACCATCTACGACGGCACCAGCAAGCGACCGGTCAAGGGATCGATCACCGGCTTCGCCCCGCCGAACGAGGACAACAAGTCCTACGGCCCCATCTCCGTCCAGAAGGCCATGAACAACTCCGTCAACTCCGTCTTCGCGCAGATGGCGGTGGACGTGGGCCTGGACAAGGTGAAGAACACCGCCATCGACCTCGGCATGAACAAGGACGCGGGCGGCTTCGACGTGCGCCCCGCGATGTCGCTGGGCGTGATGGGCGCCAGCCCGCGTGACATGGCCGGGGTCTACGCGACCCTCGACAACCACGGCAAGAAGGTCACCCCGGCGATCGTGAAGTCCGCCGAGAAGGGCGATGAGCGCCCTCAGTTGCCCGATCCCACCAACGGGCAGGCGATCAGCCGCGGTGCGGCCGACTCCGTCACCTCCGTGCTCACCGGCGTGGTCGATGACGGCACCGGCCAGGCCGTGCGTCAGCAGGGCCAGGCCGTCGCGGGCAAGACCGGCACCTCCGACGACAACAAGTCGGCCTGGTTCTCCGGCTACACCCCCGACCTGGTGACCTCGGTCGGGATGTTCGGCGAGGGCGAGAAGAAGCAGGTCTCGCTCAAGGGCACCGCGGGCGGCGGCCGCGTCAACGGCGGTGACTTCCCGGCCAGGATCTGGGCCGCGTACACCCAGTCCGCGCTGAACGGCCAGAAGGCCTCGAAGTTCGACCTGGACACCGACATGGGTGCGGCGGTCAAGCCGCCCCCGTCGCCGAGTTCGAGCGACACCTCGGAGTCACCGTCGTCCAGCCCGTCCTCGTCGCCGTCGAACAGCGAGTCGCCCTCCTCGTCCCCGTCGTCCAGCCCGTCGTCCAGCGCGTCGTCGAGCGCCTCGTCGTCGGCGTCCCCCTCGGGCGACGCCGACTCCCCGAGCCCGCCCGACCCGTCGAGCTCGGCCTCGGGTGACGCCGACGGCGGCGGCTTCCTGCGCAGAGACCAGGAGTGA
- a CDS encoding PadR family transcriptional regulator, with the protein MSIGHTLLGLLEGGPRHGYDLKRAFDERFGHDRPLHYGQVYSTMSRLLKNGLVEVDGIEHGGGPERKRYAITDAGITDVEGWLTQPEKPEPYLQSVLYTKVVIALLTGRDAADLLDVQRAEHLRLMRDLTQRKRGGDLSDQLICDHALFHLEADLRWLELTAARLGQLAKAVRS; encoded by the coding sequence ATGTCAATTGGCCACACCCTGCTCGGACTCCTCGAGGGCGGCCCGCGCCACGGCTATGACCTCAAGCGAGCCTTCGACGAAAGATTTGGACACGACCGCCCGCTGCACTACGGGCAGGTCTACTCGACCATGTCCCGGCTCCTGAAGAACGGCCTGGTGGAGGTCGACGGCATCGAGCACGGCGGTGGCCCGGAGCGCAAGCGCTACGCCATCACCGACGCGGGCATCACCGATGTGGAGGGCTGGCTCACCCAGCCCGAGAAGCCCGAGCCCTACCTCCAGTCGGTGCTCTACACCAAGGTCGTCATCGCCCTGCTCACCGGGCGGGACGCGGCCGACCTCCTCGACGTCCAGCGCGCCGAACACCTGCGGCTGATGCGCGATCTGACCCAGCGCAAGCGCGGCGGCGACCTCAGCGACCAACTCATCTGCGACCACGCCCTCTTCCATCTCGAGGCCGATCTGCGCTGGCTGGAACTCACCGCCGCCCGCCTCGGCCAACTCGCCAAGGCGGTGCGTTCATGA
- a CDS encoding ABC transporter ATP-binding protein — protein sequence MTPAGSLLIATSLHKTYGHTPALDGADFSIHPGEVVAVMGPSGSGKSTLLHCLAGIVKPDSGSVHYNGRELTALSDAERSGLRRGEFGFVFQFGQLVPELSCVENVALPLRLNGTKRKEAEARASAWMERLEVADVAHKRPGEVSGGQGQRVAVARSLVTGPRVLFADEPTGALDSLNGERVMELLTEAARESRTAVVLVTHEARVAAYSDREVVVRDGKARDMAGVR from the coding sequence ATGACCCCGGCAGGCTCCTTGCTGATCGCCACGTCCCTGCACAAGACGTACGGTCACACCCCCGCCCTGGACGGTGCGGACTTCTCCATCCACCCCGGCGAGGTCGTCGCCGTCATGGGCCCCTCCGGCTCGGGCAAGTCGACGCTGCTCCACTGCCTGGCCGGGATCGTGAAGCCGGACTCCGGCTCCGTCCACTACAACGGGCGCGAGCTGACCGCCCTGTCGGACGCCGAGCGCAGCGGTCTGCGCCGCGGCGAGTTCGGCTTCGTCTTCCAGTTCGGTCAGCTCGTCCCCGAGCTGAGCTGTGTGGAGAACGTCGCGCTGCCGCTGCGGCTGAACGGCACCAAGCGCAAGGAGGCCGAGGCTCGGGCGTCGGCGTGGATGGAGCGGCTCGAGGTCGCCGATGTGGCGCACAAGCGGCCCGGCGAGGTCTCCGGCGGTCAGGGGCAGCGGGTCGCCGTCGCCCGGTCGCTGGTCACCGGCCCGCGGGTGCTGTTCGCCGACGAGCCGACCGGTGCGCTGGACTCGCTCAACGGGGAGCGCGTGATGGAGCTGCTGACCGAGGCCGCCCGGGAGTCCCGTACCGCCGTGGTACTGGTCACCCACGAGGCCAGGGTCGCCGCCTACTCCGACCGCGAGGTCGTCGTCCGCGACGGCAAGGCCCGCGATATGGCAGGGGTCCGATGA
- a CDS encoding SPFH domain-containing protein: MSDATSTDGITDQADIPSLPEPRVRERPARNVSGGLALLGGLAGLAGGVGLILAGAAVATEHKGAWSTLLIVSGIVVIIAAILTMCGLNTIAPGEARVVQLFGRYRGTIRTDGLRWVNPLTSREKISTRVRNHETAVLKVNDAYGNPIELAAVVVWKVEDTAQAMFEVDDFLEFVATQTEAAVRHIAIEYPYDAHEEGALSLRGNAEEITEKLAIELHARVEAAGVHIIESRFTHLAYAPEIASAMLQRQQAGAVVAARRQIVDGAVGMVEAALARIAEEEIVALDEERKAAMVSNLMVVLCGDRSPQPVLNTGTLYQ, encoded by the coding sequence ATGTCCGACGCCACCTCAACCGACGGCATCACCGACCAGGCCGACATACCGTCCCTCCCGGAACCGCGGGTCCGGGAGCGGCCCGCGCGCAACGTCAGCGGCGGGCTGGCCCTGCTCGGGGGCCTGGCCGGACTCGCGGGCGGCGTCGGGCTGATCCTCGCGGGCGCCGCCGTCGCCACCGAGCACAAGGGCGCCTGGTCCACGCTGCTGATCGTCTCCGGCATCGTGGTGATCATCGCCGCGATCCTCACCATGTGCGGCCTCAACACCATCGCGCCCGGCGAGGCCCGGGTGGTCCAGCTCTTCGGCCGCTACCGCGGCACCATCCGCACCGACGGGCTGCGCTGGGTGAACCCGCTCACCAGCCGCGAGAAGATCTCCACCCGGGTGCGCAACCACGAGACCGCGGTGCTCAAGGTCAACGACGCCTACGGCAACCCGATCGAGCTCGCCGCGGTCGTCGTCTGGAAGGTCGAGGACACCGCCCAGGCGATGTTCGAGGTGGACGACTTCCTGGAGTTCGTCGCCACCCAGACCGAGGCCGCGGTGCGGCACATCGCCATCGAGTACCCGTACGACGCCCATGAGGAGGGCGCCCTCTCGCTGCGCGGCAACGCCGAGGAGATCACCGAGAAGCTCGCGATCGAACTGCACGCCCGGGTCGAGGCGGCCGGGGTCCACATCATCGAATCCCGCTTCACCCACCTCGCCTACGCCCCGGAGATCGCCTCCGCGATGCTCCAGCGCCAGCAGGCGGGCGCCGTGGTGGCCGCGCGCCGGCAGATCGTGGACGGCGCGGTCGGCATGGTCGAGGCGGCGCTGGCCCGGATCGCGGAGGAGGAGATCGTGGCGCTGGACGAGGAGCGCAAGGCCGCGATGGTCAGCAATCTGATGGTGGTGCTCTGCGGGGACCGCTCCCCGCAGCCCGTTCTGAACACCGGCACGCTGTACCAGTGA